From Zymoseptoria tritici IPO323 chromosome 6, whole genome shotgun sequence, one genomic window encodes:
- the MgRas1 gene encoding ras small GTPase (guanine nucleotide exchange factor), giving the protein MSHGKMTLYKLVVLGDGGVGKTALTIQLCLNHFVETYDPTIEDSYRKQVQIDGQSCMLEVLDTAGQEEYTALRDQWIRDGEGFILVYSISSRSSFTRIQKFHHQIQRVKESSIAGSPTYPGSPMSHNSLGSAAFGPAPIMLVGNKCDRVTEREVSTQEGSALAKQLNCEFVEASAKNCVNVEKAFYDVVRQLRRQR; this is encoded by the exons ATGTCGCACGGAAAGATGACGCTGTACAAATTGGTGGTGCTGGGCGACGGTGGTGTCGGCAAGACAGCATTGACTATTCAG TTATGCCTGAACCATTTCGTCGAGACATACGATCCCACCATCGAAGACTCCTACCGAAAACAAGTACAGATCGACGGCCAATCGTGCATGCTGGAAGTGCTCGACACTGCCGGTCAAGAGGAATACACAGCACTCCGAGACCAGTGGATACGAGACGGCGAAGGGTTCATTCTGGTCTACAGCATATCATCGCGATCTTCCTTCACGCGGATACAGAAATTCCACCACCAGATACAGCGGGTGAAGGAGTCCTCAATCGCAGGCTCGCCCACATACCCAGGATCACCAATGTCACATAACTCACTCGGCAGCGCAGCTTTCGGTCCTGCACCGATCATGTTGGTTGGCAACAAGTGCGATCGCGTCACGGAAAGAGAAGTCTCAACACAGGAGGGGAGCGCCCTGGCGAAACAGCTGAATTGCGAATTTGTGGAGGCATCGGCGAAGAATTGCGTCAATGTGGAAAAAGCATTTTACGATGTGGTTCGCCAGCTGCGACGACAGAGA
- the HFO2401 gene encoding histone H4 (Histone H4; core histone required for chromatin assembly and chromosome function): MTGRGKGGKGLGKGGAKRHRKILRDNIQGITKPAIRRLARRGGVKRISAMIYEETRGVLKTFLEGVIRDAVTYTEHAKRKTVTSLDVVYALKRQGRTLYGFGG, translated from the exons ATGACTGGAC GCGGCAAAGGTGGCAAGGGCCTCGGAAAGGGCGGTGCGAAGCGTCACCGCAAGATTTTGCGCGACAACATCCAGGGAATCACCAAGCCCGCAATCCGCCGTCTGGCGCGTCGTGGTGGTGTCAAGCGTATCTCAGCCA TGATCTACGAGGAGACCCGCGGAGTTCTCAAGACCTTCCTCGAGGGTGTCATCCGTGACGCCGTCACCTACACCGAGCACGCCAAGCGCAAGACTGTCACCTCTCTCGACGTCGTCTACGCCCTCAAGCGTCAAGGCCgcactctctacggattcGGTGGTTAA
- the HTR2402 gene encoding histone H3 (Histone H3, core histone required for chromatin assembly and chromosome function), with the protein MARTKQTARKSTGGKAPRKQLASKAARKSAPSTGGVKKPHRYKPGTVALREIRRYQKSTELLIRKLPFQRLVREIAQDFKSDLRFQSSAIGALQESVEAYLVSLFEDTNLCAIHAKRVTIQSKDIQLARRLRGERS; encoded by the exons ATGGCTCGTACCAAGCAAACTGCCC GCAAGTCGACTGGTGGCAAGGCCCCTCGCAAGCAGCTCGCCTCCAAGGCCGCTCGCAAGTCCGCACCATCCACCGGAGGTGTCAAGAAGCCTCACAGATACAAGCCCG GTACCGTCGCTCTCCGTGAGATCCGTCGCTACCAAAAGTCGACCGAGCTCCTCATCCGCAAGCTGCCCTTCCAGCGCTTGGTCCGTGAGATCGCCCAGGACTTCAAGTCCGATCTCCGCTTCCAGAGCTCTGCCATCGGCGCTCTCCAGGAGTCCGTCGAGGCCTACCTCGTCTCCCTCTTCGAGGACACCAACCTGTGCGCCATCCACGCCAAGCGTGTCACCATCCAGAGCAAGGACATCCAGCTTGCCCGCCGTCTCCGAGGCGAGCGCTCTTAA
- a CDS encoding tyrosine--tRNA ligase: MAEDTAAPQAQTAADKLNLIKSNLQEVLNPEIIEEVLNKGERPLKIYWGTATTGKPHCGYFVPMLKIAEFLAAGCEVKILLADVHGFLDNLKAPIELVEERAKYYRHCITAALKAVNVDTSRLVFVLGSTYQTTGDSGARYFMDLLRLSTSVSGHDATKAGSEVVKQVEAPPLSSQIYPLMQALDEEYLGVDAQFGGVDQRKIFTLAVEALPRIGMKKRAHLMNPLIPGLQEGGKMSSSDPNSKIDLIDPPEVVTKKLKSAFCPPKQVTGNGVLSFVEFVLLPASALKNNGTPKFVVQRRDAEPLEYADIKKMQEDYEADILQPQALKPAVTKALLEILEPIRKTFDESKEWQEVEQKAYPPPPAPEKKKKKEKNLGSRFPGAKSAAEGIEAKPDGHLEGPDAQEASVGKSTEEAMKKLSVAEGDKA; encoded by the exons ATGGCGGAAGATACTGCAGCGCCTCAGGCGCAGACTGCTGCCGACAAGCTCAACTTGATCAAGAGCAATCTCCAA GAAGTGCTGAACCCCGAAATCATTGAAGAAGTACTGAACAAGGGCGAAAGACCGCTGAAGATCTACTGGGGCACGGCGACAACAGGCAAGCCTCACTGTGGATACTTTGTGCCTATGTTGAAGATTGCCGAATTTTTGGCTGCCGGATGTGAAGTCAAAATTCTCCTCGCTGATGTCCACGGCTTCCTCGACAACCTCAAGGCGCCAATCGAGCTTGTGGAAGAGAGAGCAAAGTACTACCGTCACTGCATCACTGCAGCATTGAAGGCCGTCAATGTCGACACTTCAAGATTGGTGTTCGTGCTGGGATCCACCTACCAAACAACTGGAGACAGCGGAGCGAGATACTTCATGGATCTACTGCGACTCAGCACTTCAGTCTCCGGCCACGATGCAACCAAGGCTGGGTCCGAAGTGGTCAAGCAAGTCGAAGCCCCGCCTCTTTCATCTCAAATCTACCCACTCATGCAGGCATTGGACGAGGAGTACCTCGGTGTCGATGCTCAGTTCGGCGGTGTTGACCAGCGGAAAATCTTCACACTCGCAGTCGAGGCTCTTCCTCGTATTGGAATGAAGAAGCGAGCTCATTTGATGAACCCCCTCATCCCAGGTCTCCAAGAAGGAGGCAAGATGAGCAGTTCAGATCCAAATTCGAAAATTGACCTCATCGACCCGCCCGAGGTGGTCacgaagaagctgaagagCGCGTTCTGTCCGCCTAAACAGGTTACAGGAAATGGTGTGCTAAGTTTCGTGGAATTCGTACTGCTTCCGGCCTCCGCATTGAAGAACAACGGCACTCCCAAGTTCGTTGTCCAACGCCGCGATGCTGAGCCATTGGAATATGCCGACATCAAGAAGATGCAAGAGGATTACGAAGCAGACATTCTCCAGCCCCAGGCGCTGAAGCCTGCTGTAACAAAGGCGCTCCTCGAGATCTTGGAGCCGATTAGGAAGACATTCGATGAGAGCAAAGAGTGGCAGGAGGTTGAACAGAAGGCGTACCCACCACCGCCGGCCccagagaagaagaagaagaaggagaagaatcTTGGTTCACGTTTCCCTGGCGCAAAGTCTGCTGCTGAGGGTATTGAGGCGAAACCGGATGGACACCTCGAGGGTCCAGATGCACAAGAGGCGAGTGTGGGAAAGAGCACGGAGGAGGCAATGAAGAAACTTAGCGTTGCGGAGGGCGACAAGGCATGA